GTCGAATCACAACTCCTGGACAGAAACATACGATAATCCGGAATTATATAGCTGGTTTCTAGGTCATTCTTTAATGGTAAGGAAATGAAGTTGTTTTACACTAACGGGAAACTTGCTCGGCGGCAGCTCCTTTTTCGTTTGCTGAAGTAACGGGCAGATTAACGCAACAACCAAAAGGATAACTCGGAAAAGTAAAAAGAGCCTCCAACTGTCGGAGGACAAGAACATTCAAGCATAAGAAGTCGCCAAGTGGGCGGCTTTCTTATTTTAACGATGTAAGATCTTGTCCCGAGCTAAAGACAAGAACTTATATTCATAGAATCGCAGTTCCTCTAATTGTCATAAACTTGTTATCTGCTTTAGCAAAATCGATCTGGATTTCGACATTACCTTTTTCCGACACTCTAGCCAAAACCACACATAGCCGTAGCCTGTGTGGTTTTGTAAGATACGACTTAGTGCCTGGACCTAATTAGATAAACCTTATCTTTATCCAATTGACTGGGATATAAATCCATAAATGTAATAAAATCCAGTTCTTCACTTGGTAGTGAAGAGATAACATCCTGTAATTCCAATTGTAAGTTGTTATATTTATTGTTATCTAAGATGATGCAGAACGCTATATCGGTATCTATGTTTAATAATTGAAACAGTTCTTTTATCTCTTTGGATTGATTTCTTTTTGGATCGGACGTTACAAAATCGCAGGAGCATAGGTTAGTTATATCATAATAGAACTTCTTTGATTGTTTATTTTCCATATTCTTTGTTAAGTCTCTAATGTAGATATCCATGTCGATATGCTTTGCTATCAATGAATCTGGAATTTTATGATCTATTACAACATGCATAAAGTAACACATAGCAACCTCCAATTTTGAATAGATATTTTAATGAAAGAAAGAATGTCCTCAAAATCGAAGACCAAATGTTGTAGGGTAGTAATGGTCTTTATTAAGTATCATACCATTACTTCTAGGGCCCAGATCAAAATAAGCCGTTGAAGTTTGTATCTTGAGTTTGAAACACGAGACTTTTTATCAAGAAATTTTGAAGTCTTTGTTGGCATGAAAGCTTGCAATATTGGTATTGGAGTCGGCAAATGGGATGATTATTTAGGATACTTTTTGAAAGGAAACGGCCAATTAAACGAGTATAGATATTGATCAGGAGATATGTGAGATTTTGGGTTTAGGCAGCGAAGAGAGGGTCACACGAATCCACTGTTGTAATATGTAGCGATTTTTCAGGGTGCGAGCTTCCTGCAATGGAATATGATTTGGTTACAATGATTGGATCTGCACTAAATGAGATTGGGGTATACCGAAAAACATTTGAAAAAATTAGTAAAATGATGAAACCTAATGGACAATTCTTGTATATGGATTTTAATAAGTATCACAAGAAAGAAAAACTATTAAGCAAATTAGATCATTTGAATATGGAATTAGAACGATTAGAAGAATATAATCGGTATCCGAGTATCAGTTTTTATTGTATGAAAATTAGAAGAACAGATTAGTCTTTTGTAGTTTATTCGAAGATGCAGCATGCGTCGTATAACACAGTGTTCCAGCTTCCGGCTGACGCCGCTCGGTCTGCCTGAGGAATTTCGAGGAGGTAATTCAAGCAGACACATCGATTCCCCTAAGATAAGAGCTATCTAAGGGGAATCGACGTCAAGAACACAACAACGTTAGCCGAAATTACCGAAAACAGAGAAAGGTGAACAATATCATGGATAATCAAACCCCAATTAGGCTTCGCCCGGTAAATCTATATGAAGACTGTAAGCTTGCACTTCAATGGTATCAAGATCTTGAAGTTATTCATTTCTCAGAGGGGCCTGATGTAGAACCATATGATCTAATAACTGTACAAGCCATGTATGAATACCTGAATTCAATTGGAAAATTGTTAATTATTGAGGTTTTTGAAGACGGAGAATGGGTATCCATCGGAGATGTTACATTCTCGAAAGAGTCAATTCCAATAGTCATTGGTGATAGAAAGTACCGTTCCAGAGGGATAGGCACAGAGGTAATGAAGAAAATTATTGAATTAGCAAAGAAGAAGATTGGAAAGAATTAAAGGTAAAACAAGTTTATGATTATAATGAGCGATCTCATCGAATGTTTTCTGGTTTAGGTTTTGTGGTTACCGGTGTAGATTTGAAATAAAGTCGTACCGTTTGGAAAAAATTTGATATAATTGTGTCACAATCTATTACATTTGGCACCGCAAACGGGGCATATTGAGAGTATTGTGTTGGTGACAAGAAAACAGAATGAGTAACGCTGGAAATTAATGTTATTTACACTTTGCTACGGGGGTACTTATGAAAACTCACTATTATTTAGGTTGGTTTAACAATTTTTTTCCAGAGAATCTGGGCAGGGTGTTACAGGAGGATATAACTGATAGAAAATCGCTTGCTATGATTAGCTCGAATCCATTTTTTTATGAAGATGATGGTGCTACTGAACGCTCGTGGCTTGACCAGGCCGGCATTATGTTTGATGAATATCATTTAATTAACTATCGCGTACAGAAGGAAGATGCCCAAACGTTAATTCAAAATGCTTCAGTCATTTTCTTGTTGGGTGGAAATACTCTTAAACAAAATGGGTTTTTGATGGAATATGAATTGTCGGATTTGATTAAAAAAAGCAGAGCCGTAGTGATGGGAGCAAGCGCTGGTGCGATCAACATGTCCGCT
Above is a window of Paenibacillus uliginis N3/975 DNA encoding:
- a CDS encoding GNAT family N-acetyltransferase, with the translated sequence MDNQTPIRLRPVNLYEDCKLALQWYQDLEVIHFSEGPDVEPYDLITVQAMYEYLNSIGKLLIIEVFEDGEWVSIGDVTFSKESIPIVIGDRKYRSRGIGTEVMKKIIELAKKKIGKN
- a CDS encoding Type 1 glutamine amidotransferase-like domain-containing protein translates to MKTHYYLGWFNNFFPENLGRVLQEDITDRKSLAMISSNPFFYEDDGATERSWLDQAGIMFDEYHLINYRVQKEDAQTLIQNASVIFLLGGNTLKQNGFLMEYELSDLIKKSRAVVMGASAGAINMSAKWLCSKNFGYKVEISSVYDGIGLDDFSVLSHFDLENNIALVQGELSPLSEEMNIYASNKDCAVRVKGDKIDILGNVYLISHSKIQKLDETLSTLVFGPKQ